The region ATGTAATAGAAGGTAATTACTGGTATGTGCAAATATTTGCATAGTTGTCTATGACATATTAAAGCAAAATGAGGCTTGAATAAATGATATTTGTGGAAAATATTTGCCGTTTCAGCATGTAGTGTTCATGCATGAATACCTTTTATTATGAGAGTAAATATCTTTTTTTAGTGAACAACAACAATTGCTTCAGAGGAGCAATTTTTTTTATCATAGCTGATGCTATACACTCATATGTGTAGACCTTCATTTATATAGAATAACACTTTGAAGATAGTCACCGGATGCGGTGTAGATCTCGCAGTAATAGAAAAACATAGTCTGACTTTTGtcagtagatgttcataattctatTACCTTATGTTATGCAAAATGTATGAAATCACTTTGAAGGTAGTCATCtgtcaaaatgacatgatgtagaccttGCAGTAATAGTGGATAGTCTGCAAAATTTGCAGTAGATGCCAGTATTACCTTATGATATATTGAGGTAGTCACATATAATATTAATATTTGGAAGATCACTTCGAAGGTAGTCATCTTATCAAAATGACAAGATGTAGACCTCACAGTACTGATGGATAATCTGCAAATTATGCAGTAGATGCCATCaataccttgtgattccaaaatataATATGGTGTAGTCATATTAAGTATAATCCTTGTTTTGAATTTACATCATGATTTGcaagagaaaaaaaatcaattgCAAAACATAGTTGTTGCACTTATTGTAAAGAATAGCACTAGTATATTGGGGTCCATTGCAGATGTAATGATCGACCCATCCATCAACATAGCTCAATGCCTTGGGACTCAACCGATATGATATACTACGGTATTAACCAAAATCTAAAACAGTAAGCCTGATGACTTATGTTCATGTAGTATTAAGTCTGATGACTTGTTTGCCAATAAAAGAAACTAGAAGGGCTTAGTCTCAAATGGCCGAAGAGATAAGGTTTCCTATCGTCATCCTCAATGCATCTGGAATCAATCGATTTGTTCGGTATGCACATATAGCACCGGCACCGCCGCTGTGTACCAGTGTAACCGGGAGAAGGAGAGACCGGGGGTGGGCGGGTGGCGCCAGAGGGCTTGCTCGTCCAACACCGCGCGCCAGAGGGCGCTGCCTGGCGTCGCTGCGTCCTCGGCCGCTGCGTCGACGTTGCTGTAGTGTCGTGGGCTGGTCGTGCTACCGGTGCCGCCGCGGTGGAGATCGCCGTTCTAGGCGCCGGCCATTGGTTACCCCGAGGACACGCCGCATGTACTGGAGGGTATGCCGCGCCGTGGTCGTGCTCCGCCTGAGGGAGGAGCGCCGCGTCGAATGCTGCATCCTAGAGGTGGAGGACGCCGTCGTCGCCAAACGCCGAGGTACGCTCGCTGGGGCTTCTTCCCTTCTTTTCTCTTGTTCTTGATGCAGATTCTTCTATTCTTCTTGATTGAGAATTTCTTCTTATTTTCGTTTGAGTAGCGATCAATCCATCTCACCACGGGCATACGCCGGATGAAGCGATTTGCAAAACAGAATTTGTTATTAGATTTTTGATTGATTGCAAGAAGACAAAAACAAATTGAAGAATGTCCTGATCCAGTTTTCCTCTTTTACAGAAGCATGTCCATTGATTACTGCTGTGGACGGGAATATGGCTAATCGAATCGGCGGCATTCTTCTCTTCTCCTGTGGCCATTTCTcagcggagagcaaaagtgctgatAACGTATGGCGCATCAGTCAGTTGGGAAAGAGCCGAGCCGGGCGACACGTATGGCGCACGGCGCACGGCCGTATTCAATCATCTGGCAGTTGTGGAGGCCCCTGCACAGCACGCCATCGTATCCGTTCGTCCCCGGTTCCCGCCTGTGCAAACACGGAACCATCTTTATCTACATTGTTTCTTTATTAATTTTTTCTACAATTATGTTAAGCAGAGACAAAATATTGCCACGTCACGCCCGCGCTCTTCCACCGAGAGGTGATCGAAGTCGACGGATGCGACGGCGCTGTTAGAGAGAATCGAGAGAGAGGAGCGAATGGAAAACAGATATATGAATGAACAGTTATTCTATTGATTGAAGATTGGGGTATTTATACCCAGTTTACAAGGCGGTTACAAAAGGAGGCAGTTGCCAAAAGTGGCACCGACATAGCAGTGATTAatagttaattaacctaattaattaattcCTAACAGGCGCAACGGCTTCCGCGCACGTAATCTGTGGCTTGCACCATCCCTCCTCCCGATCTGATCTCACGTGCggtcgtcgtgatcaccatcatccctGACGGCACGCCGGCGCTCTGGATCGGTCGGTTGGGCACGTATGGGCGCAGGCACATCTGGTGGAGGCCACGCCATCGTATTCGTCGTCACACTCACATCCCCGATACCCGCCGGTTCAAGTAGTAGCAATTGTCAATTTGTCATACGGAAGAAAGCCCTCGTCATTGAGCCCTAGGCACAGGAGCAGCAATAGTCAGACCGGCTCCATCGGTGGATGCATGGTCCATGCCCGCCCGGTCAGGGCCGGTCCTAaggttttgggggcccggggcgaaactaaaaCTAGGGGCccttaatatataaaaaatatagtaataataatggatatatgcatatatcaaatGTTACGATAAACACTTAAATGCATCAAAAACAATATACATATGAATAATTATACATGTTACCTTTTAAAAAAATCAATCCTCCATGCAAAGTTACTTATGATGGAGTCCATGTCAATCTAATCCAATATTTTTTTCTCAATGCATAACTTTGCCAAACCATATAAACTCTCTCGAGTCATTGTCTCAAATAGTTCTTCAACAATTATATCTTTGCAAAACTTCTTTCAGCCATTGCGACAGTTATATACCTGTAAATAAGATGATAACCAATAGAGGCATTAGGATAAAAGATGACTTCGGTGACATGCTTGAAAATCACAATGTACACCATATGACGAAGTGAATTTATAATCTTTAATTCAGAACCAAAATAGCACAACGGGATGTTCATCAACACTAGCTGTTGAAATAATTGTACCATCAGGGACACATACATTTTTATCACCTAAATTGATGTCAACATTTTCCTCTTGTTATGATTAAAAATTCTCATCAATTTGATCCTCTTCCTCCACAAAATCGCCAATTCACCATCTTGACTGCACATTACTCTTGATAATTTTATCAAGAGCACCTCTCTGATGTATCAACTCATCTACATATTGTATCTTCTTCCACCATGTTGGAAACAAATAAATAATGGCATCAAAGGACAGCTATGCACGATGTATGCAAAGGAGTAATTACTTAATTTAGTACTAAACGTGTAGGGATTAGGTATTAGAGAATAGTATAATATACAGTACCTTGGATGGATTGGATTGTTCAGCGATGAGCTCATGCCACGATGTGGACTCGCGTGGCGGCGTGTACTGAGTACTGATTGCATCTTGCGATCGGGGCGCCCGGCGCCGGCAGTAGAGATCCGCATCGGCGAGACGGCGAACTGGCGATAGATTAGGAAGGAAATTATAAGAGAGAAGGAACGTAATGGCGTGCTTATTATCGCGAACAAAACGGCATAGGATTTGGGATTGCTAGGTGATGAAATAGGAAGAACCGCTATGTTCGCCTGCATCCACGCCTGATTACCCCGCTAAGCCACGGCCCAGATAGTTTACGCGCTACGTACATACACACCTGGGGGAGGGGCCCCTGAAATGTGGGGNNNNNNNNNNNNNNNNNNNNNNNNNNNNNNNNNNNNNNNNNNNNNNNNNNNNNNNNNNNNNNNNNNNNNNNNNNNNNNNNNNNNNNNNNNNNNNNNNNNNNNNNNNNNNNNNNNNNNNNNNNNNNNNNNNNNNNNNNNNNNNNNNNNNNNNNNNNNNNNNNNNNNNNNNNNNNNNNNNNNNNNNNNNNNNNNNNNNNNNNNNNNNNNNNNNNNNNNNNNNNNNNNNNNNNNNNNNNNNNNNNNNNNNNNNNNNNNNNNNNNNNNNNNNNNNNNNNNNNNNNNNNNNNNNNNNNNNNNNNNNNNNNNNNNNNNNNNNNNNNNNNNNNNNNNNNNNNNNNNNNNNNNNNNNNNNNNNNNNNNNNNNNNNNNNNNNNNNNNNNNNNNNNNNNNNNNNNNNNNNNNNNNNNNNNNNNNNNNNNNNNNNNNNNNNNNNNNNNNNNNNCCCTCAGGGCCGGGCCTGCACGCAGGTGCATCCGGTGGAGGTGGAGGCCCTGCCTGCCTGCCGGCGCCGCCACGCCACACGCGTCTGGAAAATCGATCGGGTCTCCCCATCCCATCCCATCCCATCCCATCGTGTCCTGTCGTCGACCAGCTACATGCATCTAGTACTGCTTTCATCCCCAGTTCCCGCCTGCCCCAACGCCTCCAActcaacattttttttattttatttttttttgcgggggaacaTTTTTGTTCTTCGGTTCTTCCAACTGAACTACTCCATGCCAGGGAATTATTCGTTAGTCTAAGAAGAAGGTGAGGTGATGTCGACATCGCCACTGGCCACTCGCTGGCCCCAAGCTAGGGACGACAAGAGCACTGCACCTCCACATCACACACAAAGAGGGAAGAGAGGCGACGAAATCACTACAGGCGGCGACACGTCACGCGCGCTCTCTTGAAGCGAGAGCGATCGCaaaaaagggaagaaaaaaaaGAGTCTTATCGACACTGTGCGACAGACGCAAATAATCTGCCTGCGCTTTTTTCCACTGTCTCGTCTCGACCGTCCCTTTTCTTGTCCTGACCACCTACTACTATACTACTGTAGTAGTTTCGAATATGCCACACCACGTACTGctactttttttttttgcgagagacACCACGTACTACTACCAGACACGACACGGGTCACGGGCCCAGCGACATTGCTTCCATAAATCACTCGAAATGGACTGGCCAGTAACCAGGTCACTTCACGGGTAGGGGGAGGAAGAAAGCGAATGAAGGGACGAGAACGAAGCAACGTACAACGTACAGTAGACATTAGTAGCGCTGTGGCGTACAGCGCGCAGCGTGTCAGGTCCAGGCAGGCGCGTGCTcccggaaatgaaaaaaaaaataaataaatggccGTTTCGAAATACACACGCAGTCTTTCTCGTTCGCAACAAAAAAAAAATTCCGGTGGAGGCGGCACGCGATCGTTATGAATTCGTCCCCGGTTCCCGGCTGTCCAAAACACGACCGACCAAGCAACCCGATGCAAGCATGGCGTGCCTGTGCCCACACTTTTTCCTAGTCCAGGTCAATGGGAGTATGGGACCGAATATCTTGAGGGAATTACTGTATTTGTTAGTCCAAGGTAAGGAGATGTCGACATCGCCGGCGGCCACCCGCTAGTCCAGACATTATAAATAAAGGCCCTGTTTGGGTTcatttgggttagtttggacttaactgacataaaaatatccaaacatgagggttagtTTGGATTTAACtgacataaaaatatccaaacatgagggttagtTTGGCCCCAAAAAACAACCCACCCAAAAGGTGTTTATTTGAGTTAGTTCTCCTCGGGACCactaaaaaacacatttttctctcgctctccccacaAAATATCTCTCCCCACTTCCTTGaaacttctcgtcctctcccttcctccctctcgcaccgtttgtgaaggcgcctcgccgtatccgcgctacCGTCCGCCGCCGGTAAGCAGTCCCGCCCTATCCTCCCGTTCCAACCTCCTCGTCTCCCCGCGGCCCGTCCGTCCGTCGGTAAGCAGTCGCGGCTCCTTGTGCGGCCCGTCCCCGTCGGCCTTGGCCAGCACGGCTCCTTGCGCAGGGATGGCCAATTCGGTCGGCGGGCTGCGCGAGAGGCCAGCACGGTTCCTTGCCGGGCGCTTCCCCGTCTGCCTCGGCCACATCAAattcggcaggaaatagggtccaaagtagtcaaatgattgagaaaaaaacatttattatcaatctaactctgtcatccaaacacctattTGATtaaagttagttcagggttagaatctaactctaatttCTAACTGAGTAGAGTATggaaacatggccaaagaaagaaaGAGACGAGATCGAGCACTTTGGGCGGCGACACGTCACCCAGAGCCACACCAAACGAACCTACACTAGTAAAGGAGTAAAGGTCAATCAGCAAATGCAAAGGCAAGGGAGGGACGGGAGCAAGCTACGTAGACGTAAGTACGTGATGCCGGTAGGCGTAACGACCTGACCTGCACGCACGGACGCACGCGGTCTGCATCACTCAGTTGGGAAAGAGCCGGGCGACACGTATGGCGCATGGCCGTATTCACGCGGCCACATCTGGCGGTGGTGGAGGCCCCTGCACAGCACGCGATCGTATCCGTTCGTCCCCGGTTCACGCCTGTGCAAACACGGAACCATCTTTATCTACAAACTGTTTCTTTAATTTTATCTACAGTTATTTTAAGCTCATCTCATCTTATATATCTAGTAAATGGTAGTTCATCTCACTACCTCTATTATTTTAACACATCAGACAGCGTGGACGTTTAAGAT is a window of Triticum dicoccoides isolate Atlit2015 ecotype Zavitan chromosome 2B, WEW_v2.0, whole genome shotgun sequence DNA encoding:
- the LOC119368940 gene encoding uncharacterized protein LOC119368940, with translation MYWRVCRAVVVLRLREERRVECCILEVEDAVVAKRREACPLITAVDGNMANRIGGILLFSCGHFSAESKSADNVWRISQLGKSRAGRHVWRTAHGRIQSSGSCGGPCTARHRIRSSPVPACANTEPSLSTLFLY